From a single Gimesia fumaroli genomic region:
- a CDS encoding iron-containing alcohol dehydrogenase, translating into MNYNFFSPQQICFGWDRFQEVGPLATSLGKRALIIGGSRSLESNGVIEELKRLLLRSNIESEFVRTISNEPEVADVDQTTNLLHHLGAGAGDFLIGIGGGSGIDLAKACAAMITNWESDTVLDYLEGVGKGLQLKQAPLPLLAIPTTAGTGSEATKNAVISSYSPAFKKSLRADEMIPNLVLCDPKLACSVPPEITARTGMDAITQLLESYISCRAQPIPQALCLQGLKLALPALAEAVEDGSSRNARESMAHAALLSGIALANSGLGMAHGVAPALGIHCRISHGLACAVMLPATLKTNLSVRQKEYAEITRFIAPERSFTEAEAAQYLIEHIETLNDRINIPRNLSSLGVTQAQIPDLVASSRGNSMSGNPRELSDAELTQILEDLL; encoded by the coding sequence ATGAACTATAACTTTTTCTCTCCACAACAAATCTGTTTCGGCTGGGACCGCTTTCAGGAAGTCGGTCCACTGGCTACGTCTCTGGGCAAACGGGCTTTGATCATCGGCGGTTCCCGCTCACTGGAATCAAACGGGGTGATTGAAGAATTAAAACGCTTACTGCTCCGATCCAACATTGAGAGCGAATTCGTTCGCACCATTTCCAATGAGCCCGAGGTAGCTGACGTTGATCAGACCACCAATCTCCTGCATCATCTGGGAGCGGGAGCAGGGGATTTTCTAATTGGCATCGGCGGTGGATCCGGCATTGATTTGGCCAAAGCCTGCGCCGCGATGATCACCAACTGGGAAAGCGATACCGTTCTCGATTATCTCGAAGGTGTCGGGAAGGGCTTACAACTGAAACAGGCACCGCTTCCGCTACTCGCGATTCCCACCACCGCCGGAACCGGCAGCGAAGCCACCAAGAACGCGGTCATTTCCAGTTATTCGCCCGCCTTTAAAAAAAGTCTGCGTGCCGATGAGATGATTCCGAACCTCGTGCTCTGCGATCCCAAACTCGCCTGTTCCGTTCCACCTGAAATCACAGCCAGAACCGGCATGGATGCGATCACCCAATTGCTGGAAAGCTATATCTCCTGCCGCGCTCAACCCATTCCACAAGCACTCTGTCTGCAGGGGCTCAAACTGGCTTTGCCCGCACTGGCTGAAGCCGTCGAAGACGGTTCGTCCCGCAATGCCCGCGAAAGCATGGCGCATGCAGCACTACTCTCGGGTATCGCATTAGCTAACTCCGGTCTGGGAATGGCCCACGGCGTCGCTCCCGCGCTCGGAATTCACTGCCGTATTTCCCACGGATTGGCGTGCGCCGTCATGTTGCCAGCCACGCTGAAAACGAATCTGTCAGTTCGACAAAAAGAATACGCCGAAATCACCAGATTTATCGCCCCCGAACGGTCATTCACGGAAGCAGAGGCGGCACAATATCTGATTGAGCATATCGAAACACTCAATGATCGGATCAACATCCCTCGCAACCTCTCAAGTCTAGGTGTCACTCAAGCACAGATCCCGGACCTGGTGGCCAGCTCCCGAGGAAACAGCATGAGCGGCAATCCGCGCGAACTTTCCGATGCGGAGCTCACCCAAATTCTGGAAGACCTGCTATAA
- a CDS encoding glutathione peroxidase, with protein sequence MKHLKTMTMLAAVLAIACSNTFAGETGKKSVPPVLKHKMKSLDGKEVDLSKYQDKVLLIVNTASKCGATPQYKDLQALHEKYKDQGLVVLGFPCNQFGAQEPGTAVQISEFCTKNYGVTFDMFSKVDVNGENATDLYKYLTSKKANPKTAGPVKWNFEKFLINRDGEIAARFRTRVNPQSEEVTKAVEAELKKK encoded by the coding sequence ATGAAACACCTTAAAACCATGACCATGCTGGCAGCTGTACTGGCTATTGCCTGTTCGAATACCTTTGCTGGCGAGACCGGCAAGAAATCCGTGCCCCCCGTCTTAAAACACAAAATGAAATCTCTGGATGGCAAAGAAGTCGATCTCAGTAAATATCAAGATAAAGTCTTGTTGATCGTCAACACCGCCAGCAAATGTGGTGCAACTCCCCAATACAAAGACCTGCAGGCACTTCACGAAAAATACAAAGACCAGGGACTAGTTGTCCTCGGATTTCCCTGCAATCAGTTCGGTGCTCAGGAGCCTGGCACAGCAGTACAGATTTCTGAGTTCTGCACCAAAAACTACGGCGTGACCTTTGACATGTTCAGCAAAGTCGACGTCAACGGCGAAAATGCCACTGACCTTTACAAATACCTGACATCCAAAAAAGCGAATCCCAAAACCGCCGGCCCGGTCAAATGGAACTTTGAAAAATTCCTGATCAACCGCGATGGTGAAATCGCTGCCCGCTTCCGCACACGCGTCAATCCGCAATCAGAAGAGGTCACGAAAGCCGTCGAAGCAGAATTAAAAAAGAAATAA
- a CDS encoding FHA domain-containing protein, whose protein sequence is MKIHLISDHPDLPDIEVSVDELPVVLGRSNGCDLRILDPMLSRQQCELTFHNNAVRVRDLESTNGTIVNSAQVNEAPLYPGDIITIGMANYVVSYYDDERQEDFEESYFSENSI, encoded by the coding sequence ATGAAAATTCATCTTATCAGTGATCATCCCGATTTACCGGATATTGAGGTCAGTGTTGATGAGTTACCTGTTGTGCTTGGAAGAAGTAACGGTTGTGATCTACGGATTTTAGATCCAATGTTGAGTCGCCAGCAGTGCGAATTGACGTTCCATAACAATGCTGTCCGTGTGCGTGATCTGGAATCAACCAATGGGACGATTGTTAATTCTGCGCAAGTGAATGAAGCGCCTCTGTACCCCGGAGACATCATCACCATTGGCATGGCAAATTACGTCGTCAGCTATTATGACGATGAAAGACAGGAAGATTTCGAAGAAAGTTATTTCTCCGAGAATTCGATTTAG
- a CDS encoding NUDIX hydrolase, with protein MESEELFDVVDEQDQVLEQLPRSVVHARKLLHRAANVFVFNSVGALLLQFRSATKDEYPHCYTSSASGHLSAGEDYQESAEREMLEEIGIQTPLERLEKFPGTPHNAYEHTVLFRTFSDGPFTFDPLEIERGEFFELPVIDQMLNDHEQQFTPPFRQLYRWYRVNQGE; from the coding sequence ATGGAATCAGAAGAACTATTTGATGTGGTCGATGAACAGGACCAGGTTTTAGAACAATTACCGCGTTCTGTTGTGCATGCGCGAAAGTTGCTGCATCGGGCTGCAAATGTGTTTGTGTTCAATTCTGTGGGGGCACTTCTGCTGCAGTTTCGCTCTGCCACAAAAGATGAGTATCCTCACTGCTATACATCTTCCGCATCTGGTCATCTGAGTGCTGGAGAGGATTATCAGGAATCAGCTGAACGGGAGATGCTGGAAGAGATCGGCATTCAGACCCCACTTGAAAGGCTGGAGAAATTTCCCGGAACTCCGCACAACGCGTATGAGCATACCGTTCTGTTTCGCACGTTTTCCGATGGCCCTTTTACGTTTGATCCACTCGAGATCGAACGAGGCGAATTTTTCGAACTGCCTGTCATAGACCAGATGTTGAACGACCACGAACAGCAGTTTACCCCACCTTTCCGTCAGCTCTATCGCTGGTATCGTGTGAATCAAGGCGAGTAA
- a CDS encoding ArnT family glycosyltransferase: MPILRAISSKLVYGSLIIWGTPLLFAVLILVQTTSFRGMKSPTFDETFFLNTALTSMNQGSLDQRISGEGVAPIPILLIYLPVAWFAGGSHRADVWQGEPSDPPLIDEARLMNALLIGLPMMFLIYLWLLKRRGFAAGALGAALVTFSPTVIAHFSLATTDACLTLMALIALATLTRYWKEPTTRNLWWLAVAVSLAISTKYSGIFLLPCVLVIMALVAMKQFSSESNKKLWLLLKRVTISFALFLLLLIPFTWAFHLFGFSGPLKTVSYAETPDYSAWVRVLGRGPIAEQIMEVSHTHLKRPAPVAGILFQLLHNLAGHDAYLMGQVSNSGWWYYFPLAWLWKSTPVELLLTVLALVLCPFFLRDCWNTWRHPDSEFPEITKEECPSTAGQQPTHHAPQIWLLAMAVLLGLSLTSRLNLGQRYLLTIYPLLFLFTIDQVWHWFQKRTYLVYTFAGLCIGFQILAITSIQPHYLAYFNRLVGGPEAGHQYLLDSNLDWGQDLPALKAALDQLPSEKRDQCLLYYFGTARPDAYGISALSLKESLPEKLDQWNYLALSTNHLQGLYTHGTDPFAGFRSLEPWKRAGYSIYLYDLTTPEAKQRLQKSLVTLRKMQAEQTAK; encoded by the coding sequence ATGCCAATTCTTAGAGCCATTTCTTCGAAACTGGTGTATGGGTCGTTGATCATCTGGGGAACGCCACTGCTCTTCGCAGTACTGATTCTGGTTCAAACCACTAGTTTTCGTGGTATGAAAAGTCCGACTTTTGATGAGACTTTTTTTTTGAATACTGCGTTGACCAGTATGAATCAGGGCTCGCTTGACCAACGAATCAGCGGGGAAGGTGTTGCTCCGATTCCCATTCTGCTGATTTATCTACCTGTGGCCTGGTTTGCGGGGGGCAGTCATCGCGCGGATGTGTGGCAGGGAGAACCTTCTGACCCTCCCTTGATTGATGAGGCGCGATTGATGAATGCGCTGTTGATCGGGCTTCCGATGATGTTTTTGATTTACCTCTGGTTATTGAAACGCAGGGGATTCGCCGCGGGGGCTCTAGGCGCAGCCTTGGTTACATTTTCTCCTACGGTGATTGCGCATTTTTCCCTGGCAACGACCGATGCCTGCCTCACATTGATGGCGTTGATTGCTTTGGCGACACTCACCCGTTACTGGAAAGAGCCGACCACCAGAAACTTATGGTGGCTAGCGGTAGCGGTATCACTAGCCATCTCGACAAAATATTCCGGTATCTTCCTATTGCCTTGTGTACTGGTCATTATGGCCCTGGTTGCGATGAAACAATTCAGTTCGGAGTCAAACAAAAAACTCTGGTTATTACTCAAACGAGTCACCATTTCTTTTGCCTTATTCTTGTTGCTTTTGATTCCCTTTACCTGGGCGTTTCATCTGTTCGGTTTCAGTGGGCCCCTGAAAACGGTGTCTTATGCAGAAACGCCGGACTATTCTGCCTGGGTTCGGGTTTTAGGGCGAGGCCCGATTGCCGAACAGATAATGGAAGTCTCTCACACCCATCTGAAACGCCCTGCTCCTGTTGCCGGTATCTTGTTTCAACTCCTGCATAATTTGGCGGGGCATGACGCGTATTTAATGGGACAGGTTTCCAATTCCGGCTGGTGGTATTATTTTCCACTGGCCTGGCTCTGGAAGAGCACGCCGGTTGAATTACTCCTGACGGTGCTTGCTCTTGTTTTGTGTCCCTTCTTTCTGCGAGATTGCTGGAATACGTGGCGTCATCCTGATAGCGAGTTTCCCGAGATCACGAAAGAAGAATGTCCTTCTACAGCAGGGCAGCAACCGACGCATCATGCACCCCAGATCTGGTTACTGGCGATGGCAGTATTGCTGGGTTTGTCTCTCACCAGTCGATTGAATTTAGGGCAGCGTTATTTACTCACGATTTATCCGCTCCTGTTTTTATTTACGATTGACCAGGTTTGGCACTGGTTTCAGAAAAGGACATATTTAGTTTACACATTTGCCGGGCTTTGTATCGGATTTCAGATTCTCGCGATCACATCAATCCAGCCGCATTACCTGGCTTACTTTAATCGGCTTGTTGGCGGTCCCGAAGCGGGGCATCAGTATCTGCTCGATTCCAATTTGGATTGGGGACAGGATCTGCCGGCACTCAAAGCCGCTTTGGATCAGTTGCCGTCCGAAAAGCGAGACCAATGTTTGCTGTACTACTTTGGGACCGCGCGGCCCGATGCTTATGGTATCTCTGCGCTTTCTTTAAAAGAGTCGTTGCCTGAGAAACTTGATCAATGGAACTATCTGGCACTCTCGACGAATCATCTGCAGGGGCTTTATACACACGGAACTGATCCGTTTGCGGGTTTCCGATCTTTGGAGCCATGGAAACGGGCCGGCTACTCCATTTATCTGTATGATTTAACAACGCCGGAAGCGAAACAGAGGTTGCAGAAATCCTTGGTGACACTACGAAAAATGCAGGCAGAACAAACAGCAAAATAG
- a CDS encoding DUF1553 domain-containing protein: protein MRQRVRNIAWFSSLLILVLYLGESPSIGVEIEFNRDVRPILSDLCFQCHGPDSSQRQADLRLDQESGLLGTTDAPSVVVKGKAAESELFARLISNDPDLQMPPASSGKQITTAQIETLKQWINKGAQWQKHWAFIPPRRPDVPQVKQADWVRNPIDAFVFARLEQEGLVPSAEAEKSTLLRRLSLDLTGLPPSLAQQERFFKDDSPTSYEDLVDRLLQSPQYGERMALEWLDAARYADTSGYQTDGERHMWRWREWVIDAFNNNMPFDQFTVEQLAGDLLPEPTLSQKIATGFNRNHRANSEGGIIFDEYLLEYAVDRVETTGTVWLGLTIGCARCHEHKYDPISQKEFYQLIAFFNNIPERGRAIKYGNAAPFIKAPTKLQQQKLTELDQKIESYEQMLQEATPALKKFQTYWEQQPPASDLQKTFPEQDQAYQIAFDGDLNLKVIGKQNTDFYAKKTNASSDLTRNQKETSLEKPKFVKGIAGQALRLDGTQSYRTKQKPTLSDKNPFSLEFQIYPEQPNGTILASLTPAQDESGFRVFLKTGHLHINFGPRWLDDAILFQSKRKLNMNRWSHIVLTYAGNSQAQDFQLYVNGESQELDVNLNYLTGGFSFPSPLEFGAYHGRDHYQGLIDDLKIYNFQFSSDRAAITSVAEPVRKIVQIPEAGRTPQQQLKLTHYYLSVIAPDKAPKKYRTVFSALQKFKNQREAYYRSLPTSMVMQERDQKKTTFVLMRGEYDKPGEQVSAGIPSSLGTLPENLPRNRLGLARWLVDPANPLTARVIVNRYWQMYFGNGLVKTTEDFGSQGAWPTHPDLLDWLATEFIRSGWDVKRLQKLIVTSATYRQSSHVSETRQQADSENRLLARASRLRLSAEMIRDQALFTAGLLRTNIGGPSVKPYQPKGVWKEIASQEYQPGTGDDLFRRSMYTFWKRTVPPPAMSTFDAPSRETCIVKRSRTNTPLQALALLNDVTYVEAARNLAERMLKQRSQTPAARIRYAMRIVLAREPSERELEIFMNGFNRYRIRFRNDPKAAKKLLSVGDSRSQKQYNMVEHAAYTVIASLILNLDETINRE from the coding sequence ATGAGACAGCGAGTCCGAAACATTGCCTGGTTCTCAAGCCTGCTGATTCTGGTTCTTTATCTGGGAGAGTCTCCGTCAATCGGTGTGGAAATCGAGTTTAACCGTGATGTTAGACCAATTCTGTCTGACCTCTGCTTTCAGTGTCATGGCCCCGACTCATCTCAGCGTCAAGCCGACCTGCGACTGGATCAAGAGAGCGGCCTCTTGGGAACAACTGATGCACCCAGCGTGGTCGTCAAAGGCAAGGCGGCGGAGAGTGAATTATTTGCGCGTCTGATTTCCAATGATCCCGATTTACAGATGCCCCCTGCCTCCTCAGGCAAACAAATTACCACCGCACAAATTGAAACGCTGAAACAGTGGATCAATAAGGGAGCGCAGTGGCAGAAACACTGGGCCTTCATTCCTCCCCGCCGTCCGGATGTTCCGCAAGTCAAACAGGCGGACTGGGTGCGGAATCCAATCGATGCATTTGTGTTCGCGCGGCTCGAACAAGAGGGCCTCGTCCCTTCAGCTGAAGCAGAAAAATCAACACTTTTGCGGCGTTTGAGTCTGGACCTGACGGGCCTGCCACCGAGCCTGGCGCAACAGGAACGTTTTTTCAAAGATGATTCTCCAACCTCTTATGAAGATCTGGTCGATCGGCTATTACAGTCTCCCCAATACGGCGAACGAATGGCGCTGGAATGGCTGGATGCGGCTCGGTATGCGGATACCAGTGGTTACCAGACGGATGGCGAACGTCATATGTGGCGCTGGCGCGAATGGGTGATTGATGCGTTTAACAACAATATGCCTTTTGATCAATTCACGGTTGAGCAACTGGCCGGCGATTTGTTGCCTGAGCCGACACTCAGCCAGAAAATTGCAACCGGCTTTAATCGAAATCATCGGGCCAATTCCGAAGGAGGCATCATCTTCGATGAATACCTGCTCGAGTACGCGGTCGATCGGGTCGAGACAACGGGCACGGTCTGGCTGGGGCTGACGATCGGTTGTGCTCGCTGTCATGAGCACAAATATGATCCCATTTCGCAGAAAGAGTTTTATCAGCTAATCGCGTTTTTCAATAATATTCCCGAACGGGGCCGCGCTATTAAATACGGCAACGCCGCGCCATTTATCAAGGCACCTACAAAACTGCAGCAACAAAAACTGACGGAACTCGATCAGAAAATCGAGAGCTATGAGCAGATGCTGCAAGAAGCGACACCTGCTCTGAAAAAATTTCAAACCTACTGGGAACAACAACCGCCGGCGAGCGACTTACAAAAAACGTTTCCGGAGCAAGATCAGGCCTATCAGATTGCCTTTGACGGTGATCTGAATCTCAAAGTGATCGGAAAGCAGAACACAGACTTCTATGCCAAGAAGACGAATGCATCCAGTGACTTGACGCGCAATCAGAAAGAAACCTCTTTGGAAAAACCGAAGTTTGTGAAGGGAATCGCAGGCCAGGCACTACGGTTAGACGGAACACAATCTTATAGGACAAAGCAGAAACCAACGTTGAGCGACAAGAACCCATTTTCGTTGGAATTTCAGATTTATCCAGAGCAGCCGAATGGGACGATACTCGCATCGCTCACGCCGGCTCAGGATGAGAGCGGCTTTCGCGTTTTTCTCAAAACGGGCCACTTACATATCAATTTCGGTCCGCGCTGGCTGGATGATGCAATACTATTCCAGTCGAAAAGAAAATTGAATATGAACCGTTGGTCGCATATTGTGTTGACGTATGCTGGTAATTCTCAGGCACAGGATTTTCAATTATATGTGAACGGCGAATCGCAGGAACTGGATGTTAATTTAAATTATCTGACTGGTGGATTTTCGTTTCCTTCACCACTGGAATTCGGGGCGTATCACGGTCGGGATCATTATCAGGGATTAATCGATGACTTGAAAATTTACAACTTCCAATTCTCGTCCGATCGAGCCGCAATCACATCGGTCGCAGAGCCGGTACGGAAGATTGTACAGATACCGGAAGCCGGGCGCACGCCGCAGCAACAATTGAAGCTGACTCACTATTATTTGTCAGTCATAGCGCCAGACAAAGCTCCGAAAAAATATCGCACCGTGTTTTCTGCATTGCAAAAATTCAAAAATCAGCGAGAAGCATATTATCGAAGCTTACCGACCAGCATGGTGATGCAGGAACGCGATCAGAAAAAAACAACATTTGTGCTGATGCGGGGGGAGTACGATAAGCCGGGCGAACAGGTCTCTGCCGGCATCCCGTCCAGTCTGGGTACCCTTCCAGAAAATCTACCCCGCAACCGTCTGGGGCTGGCCCGCTGGCTCGTTGATCCGGCAAATCCATTGACGGCGCGGGTGATTGTGAATCGTTACTGGCAGATGTATTTTGGAAACGGCCTCGTAAAAACAACCGAAGATTTCGGCTCGCAAGGTGCCTGGCCGACACATCCGGACCTGCTGGACTGGCTGGCGACAGAATTCATTCGTTCTGGCTGGGATGTCAAGCGGTTACAGAAGTTGATTGTCACATCAGCCACTTATCGTCAGTCGTCACATGTGTCAGAGACTAGGCAGCAGGCTGATTCAGAGAATCGACTGCTGGCCCGCGCCAGCCGCTTGCGTTTGTCAGCGGAGATGATTCGAGATCAGGCGTTGTTTACAGCGGGGTTACTGCGCACAAACATTGGGGGCCCGTCTGTGAAGCCGTATCAGCCGAAGGGAGTCTGGAAAGAGATAGCGAGTCAGGAGTATCAACCGGGGACGGGCGACGATCTGTTTCGTCGCAGCATGTATACGTTCTGGAAACGGACGGTACCTCCGCCGGCGATGTCGACCTTCGATGCTCCGTCGCGTGAAACTTGTATTGTAAAACGTTCGCGGACGAATACCCCACTGCAAGCATTGGCACTGTTGAACGATGTGACGTATGTTGAGGCGGCCCGCAATCTGGCAGAGCGGATGCTCAAGCAAAGGAGTCAAACACCGGCGGCCCGGATTCGGTATGCAATGCGTATCGTACTCGCACGGGAACCGAGCGAACGGGAACTGGAAATATTTATGAACGGTTTTAATCGGTATCGAATTCGTTTTCGAAACGATCCGAAAGCGGCAAAGAAATTGTTGTCCGTGGGGGACTCGCGTTCTCAAAAGCAATACAACATGGTGGAGCACGCGGCGTATACCGTGATTGCCAGTCTGATTCTCAACTTGGATGAAACGATCAACAGGGAATAA
- a CDS encoding DUF1501 domain-containing protein, translating to MPNIRDELEMQVNRRSFLRQNTAGVGLAALATLLQESGAAKPKAANTSGLHFPARAKRVIYLSQSGAPSQLDLFDYKPALKKFHKTELPDSIRRGQRLTGMTSGQKSFPIAASMFKFAQHGKSGTWISELLPHTAKIADEMCVVKSLHTEAINHDPAITFLQTGSIQAGRPSMGSWISYGLGSENKDLPTFVALTSGAGGQPLYDRLWGSGFLPTKHQGVKFRRSSDPVLFLSNPPGVNEQARREMLDDLGALNRLALEAKGDPEIATRIAQYELAFRMQTSVPELTDLAQESAATFELYGEQAKQPGTYAANCLLARRLAERGVRFIQLYHRGWDHHLNLPSKIKQLARETDQATAALILDLKQRGMLDDTLVVWAGEFGRTVYCQGTLTATNYGRDHHPRCFTVWAAGGGMKPGLTYGATDDFSYNITENPLPVHDLNATILHCLGIDHKRLTFKFQGRYYRLTDVHGNVVRPLLS from the coding sequence ATGCCAAATATCAGAGACGAATTAGAGATGCAGGTCAACCGCCGTTCTTTTTTACGGCAGAATACAGCCGGCGTAGGGCTGGCAGCATTGGCGACACTGCTGCAGGAATCAGGAGCGGCGAAGCCGAAAGCTGCCAATACCAGTGGTCTGCACTTCCCTGCCCGGGCCAAACGGGTGATATATCTGAGCCAGTCGGGGGCTCCTTCGCAGCTGGATTTGTTTGATTATAAACCAGCTCTCAAAAAATTTCACAAAACCGAACTTCCCGATTCGATTCGCCGCGGACAGCGATTGACCGGAATGACATCGGGGCAGAAAAGTTTTCCGATTGCCGCCTCGATGTTCAAGTTCGCGCAGCACGGCAAGAGTGGTACCTGGATCAGTGAACTCTTGCCGCATACTGCGAAAATTGCGGATGAGATGTGCGTCGTCAAGTCGCTGCATACCGAAGCCATCAACCATGATCCTGCAATTACCTTTCTCCAGACCGGCAGCATCCAGGCAGGCCGCCCCAGTATGGGATCGTGGATATCCTATGGATTGGGAAGTGAAAACAAGGATCTCCCGACATTCGTTGCATTGACTTCAGGAGCGGGCGGGCAGCCGCTCTATGATCGTTTGTGGGGGAGCGGTTTTCTGCCGACGAAACATCAGGGAGTGAAGTTCCGTCGTTCGAGTGATCCGGTCCTGTTTCTCTCGAATCCGCCGGGGGTTAATGAACAGGCGCGGCGGGAAATGCTGGATGATCTCGGTGCGCTCAATCGCCTGGCACTTGAAGCAAAGGGAGACCCTGAAATCGCCACTCGGATTGCACAGTATGAACTGGCGTTTCGGATGCAAACTTCGGTACCCGAATTGACGGATCTTGCTCAGGAATCAGCAGCAACGTTTGAACTGTATGGAGAGCAGGCCAAACAGCCGGGGACCTACGCCGCCAATTGTCTGCTGGCGCGGCGTCTGGCTGAACGGGGTGTACGATTTATCCAGTTGTATCATCGCGGCTGGGACCATCATCTGAATCTACCGAGTAAGATCAAACAGCTGGCGAGGGAAACCGACCAAGCGACCGCGGCATTGATCCTCGACTTGAAACAGCGGGGCATGCTGGATGATACGCTGGTGGTCTGGGCGGGAGAATTCGGCCGGACCGTCTATTGTCAGGGAACCCTCACCGCCACGAACTACGGTCGCGATCATCATCCGCGATGCTTCACTGTCTGGGCGGCAGGCGGGGGGATGAAGCCGGGTTTGACTTACGGCGCAACCGACGATTTCAGCTACAATATCACCGAAAACCCCCTGCCCGTGCATGACTTGAATGCGACGATTCTGCACTGTCTTGGTATCGATCACAAAAGGCTGACATTCAAATTCCAGGGCCGCTACTACCGTCTGACCGATGTGCACGGGAATGTAGTGCGGCCGTTGCTGAGTTAG
- a CDS encoding DUF1573 domain-containing protein: MSSLSVNSNVRTVIFLGGLSLLFVGCNSEKTPEGGARLKTEGRTYASAPKEGHVKHRFKIMSVGDQPLEITRVDSSCGCTVAESSTTSIKPGEAGFVDADLTVAPNRRESTIYVHTNDPAQDIIVFRISALGLRAAQLAFVPAVLKVKGKSGELITGKCMLQLSVWKPASRKIVIDQLNFASSSKAIVVSSPEALSIPERPKQSIGNDQNATTQQVALYSHLDRDVFLIPVEYQIQLAAKPRKQRFYSSAQLGKTPEDPKALLSVVATVNAD, translated from the coding sequence ATGTCTAGCTTAAGCGTGAACTCGAATGTCCGGACTGTCATTTTTCTTGGTGGTTTATCCCTGTTATTTGTGGGGTGCAATTCCGAAAAAACTCCCGAAGGCGGGGCCAGATTAAAAACTGAAGGACGTACCTACGCTTCTGCGCCAAAAGAAGGGCACGTCAAACACCGTTTTAAAATCATGAGTGTGGGGGATCAGCCTCTGGAAATCACACGCGTTGATTCCAGTTGTGGGTGTACTGTTGCGGAATCGTCGACAACCAGTATCAAACCTGGGGAAGCCGGTTTTGTCGATGCGGATCTGACCGTTGCTCCGAATCGTCGGGAATCGACAATTTATGTTCACACAAACGATCCTGCTCAGGATATAATCGTCTTCCGGATCTCCGCTTTGGGGCTGAGAGCCGCCCAGCTCGCATTTGTTCCTGCTGTCTTAAAGGTGAAAGGAAAATCGGGAGAACTGATAACCGGAAAGTGTATGTTACAATTATCCGTCTGGAAGCCTGCTTCAAGAAAGATCGTCATCGACCAGCTGAATTTTGCTTCTTCATCGAAAGCGATTGTTGTGAGTAGTCCAGAAGCGCTTTCAATTCCTGAGAGACCAAAACAATCTATTGGAAATGATCAAAACGCCACAACGCAGCAAGTAGCGCTCTACTCCCATCTTGACCGGGATGTCTTTCTGATACCAGTCGAGTATCAAATCCAACTGGCAGCAAAACCTCGTAAGCAGCGGTTTTATTCAAGCGCCCAATTAGGTAAAACACCTGAAGATCCCAAAGCATTGCTTTCTGTTGTTGCGACGGTAAATGCAGATTAA
- a CDS encoding gamma-butyrobetaine hydroxylase-like domain-containing protein, with the protein MDLTPTELKLIDEKSLLIGWSDGQHRRYTFAELRKSCPCVTCRNERKASEAEPLKLPVLSPVELQPIKVEKMSLAGNYAYRITFNDGHNTGLFTFELLRELGTVVD; encoded by the coding sequence ATGGACCTGACGCCTACGGAATTAAAGCTGATTGACGAAAAATCCCTGCTGATCGGCTGGAGCGATGGCCAACACCGTCGCTACACGTTCGCAGAATTACGCAAGTCTTGCCCTTGTGTGACCTGTCGCAATGAACGTAAAGCGTCCGAAGCGGAGCCCCTGAAGCTGCCTGTGCTCTCACCCGTTGAATTGCAGCCAATCAAAGTTGAAAAGATGAGTCTGGCGGGCAATTATGCCTACCGTATTACCTTCAACGACGGTCACAATACGGGGCTGTTTACGTTCGAGTTACTTCGGGAACTGGGTACGGTTGTGGATTAG